In Amycolatopsis jiangsuensis, the following proteins share a genomic window:
- a CDS encoding GNAT family N-acetyltransferase: MSDHEIRFLRTDEHRAAWDLFRAALHVAPGTDEEWDRAVAAHQEERGLGAFGPGLIGTARSFDSELVVPGGAKVPLAAVTGIGVSAGHTRRGVLTDLQTAQLADFTERGVVAATLRPTEGTIYGRYGYGIATYARNMLVDRHRARLRPETPSGGEVRVHDLDEAVSRWPELYTASEPGRPGVMTRSAAFWAGHENGVRRMSKLIRTAVHCGPEGDDGHLVYHVDRESGKVHVVAFHYANAEAFAGLWRFLLSVDLVDEIALLARPLDEPAALLFSDPRTVKSEGAEDETWLRLVDVPAALAARSYPPVAPVVLEVHDRALPANNGRYLVGQGTVGRTDEKPALRLETDALATLYLGTWRASALAAAGRIEVLDPAAPAAADLLFSTPESPWCGSFF, translated from the coding sequence ATGAGCGACCACGAGATCCGGTTTCTGCGCACCGACGAGCACCGCGCGGCCTGGGACCTGTTCCGGGCCGCGCTGCACGTGGCACCCGGCACCGACGAGGAATGGGACCGCGCCGTCGCCGCCCACCAGGAGGAGCGCGGCCTCGGCGCGTTCGGGCCCGGCCTCATCGGCACCGCGCGCTCGTTCGACTCCGAACTCGTGGTCCCGGGCGGAGCGAAAGTCCCGCTCGCGGCAGTCACCGGCATCGGCGTCAGCGCCGGTCACACCCGACGCGGCGTGCTCACCGACCTGCAGACCGCGCAACTGGCCGACTTCACCGAACGCGGAGTCGTCGCCGCGACGCTGCGGCCCACCGAGGGCACCATCTACGGGCGCTACGGCTACGGCATCGCCACCTACGCCCGGAACATGCTGGTCGACCGGCACCGCGCCCGGCTGCGCCCGGAAACGCCGTCCGGTGGCGAGGTGCGCGTGCACGACCTGGACGAAGCGGTTTCCCGCTGGCCCGAGCTGTACACCGCGTCCGAGCCCGGCCGGCCCGGGGTGATGACCCGGTCCGCGGCGTTCTGGGCAGGGCACGAAAACGGCGTCCGCAGGATGTCGAAGCTGATCCGCACCGCCGTACACTGCGGCCCCGAAGGCGACGACGGCCATCTCGTCTACCACGTCGACCGCGAGTCCGGGAAGGTGCATGTCGTCGCGTTCCACTACGCGAACGCCGAGGCGTTCGCCGGGCTGTGGCGGTTCCTGCTGTCGGTCGACCTGGTCGACGAGATCGCGCTGCTGGCCCGTCCGCTCGACGAACCGGCCGCGCTGCTGTTCAGCGACCCCCGCACCGTGAAATCCGAAGGCGCCGAGGACGAGACCTGGTTGCGCCTGGTCGACGTGCCCGCGGCGCTGGCCGCACGCAGCTACCCACCCGTCGCCCCCGTGGTGCTCGAGGTCCACGACCGCGCTTTGCCCGCCAACAACGGCCGCTACCTCGTCGGCCAGGGCACCGTCGGCCGGACCGACGAGAAACCCGCGCTGCGCCTGGAAACGGACGCGCTCGCGACGCTCTACCTCGGGACCTGGCGTGCGTCCGCGCTCGCTGCCGCCGGGCGGATCGAGGTCCTCGACCCCGCCGCCCCGGCCGCCGCGGACCTCCTGTTCAGCACGCCGGAATCACCATGGTGCGGCAGCTTCTTCTGA
- a CDS encoding GDSL-type esterase/lipase family protein, whose protein sequence is MRRFRWWQGALVLACVVLLVGFFAFFGSESMPGRPHPRQGPPGTGPLTVVAIGDSTVSGEGAGAYTPDTDGRGGDWCHRSANAFVQKVRVPGVTARVNLACSGAPSAQVALGDGKQWGERSQAAQLAEVVKDHRVSTVVIAVGANDDPQFSAQVTACFRAWFDAGATGCNVTLRDTWKSKVDAMVPKVVNAVGDVKKVLAQAGYVPADYQLVLQSYATPVGPGIPADLQSLNGCPFRTDDLDWIATTGISTLSAGLRQAATQSGARFLDLARAGARHEACSGGADQSSEWFTRLTLHLDDLTHLDRATHALQESFHPNAAGHAAIAGCLSDFLATRDGSASCVGGPDGTLHPVPGG, encoded by the coding sequence ATGCGAAGATTCCGGTGGTGGCAGGGGGCGCTGGTCCTCGCCTGTGTGGTGCTGCTCGTGGGGTTTTTCGCGTTCTTCGGTTCGGAGAGCATGCCCGGGCGTCCGCATCCCCGGCAGGGGCCGCCCGGGACCGGGCCGCTCACCGTGGTCGCGATCGGCGACAGCACGGTGTCCGGCGAGGGCGCCGGCGCCTACACCCCGGACACCGACGGCCGGGGCGGCGACTGGTGCCACCGATCGGCCAACGCGTTCGTGCAGAAGGTCCGCGTCCCCGGGGTCACCGCCCGGGTCAACCTCGCCTGCTCCGGCGCACCGTCCGCGCAGGTCGCGCTCGGTGACGGCAAGCAGTGGGGGGAGCGTTCGCAGGCCGCGCAGCTGGCGGAGGTGGTCAAGGACCACCGCGTGAGCACCGTGGTGATCGCGGTCGGCGCGAACGACGATCCGCAGTTCTCCGCGCAGGTCACCGCCTGTTTCCGGGCCTGGTTCGATGCCGGCGCGACCGGCTGCAACGTGACCCTCCGCGACACCTGGAAGTCCAAGGTGGATGCCATGGTGCCGAAGGTGGTCAACGCCGTCGGCGATGTGAAGAAGGTGCTCGCGCAGGCCGGCTACGTGCCGGCGGACTACCAGCTGGTCCTGCAGTCCTACGCCACTCCGGTCGGTCCCGGCATCCCGGCGGACCTGCAGAGCCTCAACGGCTGCCCGTTCCGCACCGACGACCTCGACTGGATCGCCACGACCGGGATCAGCACGCTCTCGGCCGGGCTGCGGCAGGCGGCGACCCAGTCCGGCGCGCGGTTCCTGGACCTGGCTCGGGCCGGCGCCCGGCACGAGGCGTGCAGTGGCGGCGCCGATCAGTCCTCGGAGTGGTTCACCCGGCTCACCCTGCACCTCGACGACCTGACCCATCTCGACCGGGCCACGCACGCCCTGCAGGAATCCTTCCACCCGAACGCCGCCGGGCACGCCGCGATCGCCGGCTGCCTCTCGGACTTCCTCGCCACCCGCGACGGCAGCGCGTCCTGCGTCGGCGGCCCGGACGGCACCCTGCACCCGGTCCCGGGCGGCTGA
- a CDS encoding diacylglycerol/lipid kinase family protein: MGLHAALAVHPASGRGAAARVAEAVAARLRPAVDRLDVLTATSVEESRALMRSSHAEGLDVLIVLGGDGAAHQGVQFCAEHDVALGLVPSGTGNDLARALGVPADPRAATDDLARALRAGHRRRVDLGRLGDTWFATVLCSGFDAAVNSRANRLRWPTGPRRYDLAILTELAAFRPRPIVLHTDEGTLELEAMLVAAGNTPYYGGGIPICPSATPDDGLLDVTVIGAAGRSRLLRMLPTLRTGQHVGHPSVHTLRTRTLRLEAPGWPAFADGEDQGTAPAEATCVPAALTVVGSR, encoded by the coding sequence GTGGGTCTGCACGCGGCACTGGCCGTGCACCCGGCTTCCGGGAGAGGCGCCGCCGCGCGCGTCGCGGAAGCCGTCGCCGCCCGGCTGCGGCCGGCGGTCGACCGGCTGGACGTGCTCACCGCGACCAGCGTCGAGGAATCCCGGGCGCTGATGCGGTCCTCGCATGCCGAAGGCCTCGACGTGCTGATCGTGCTCGGCGGCGACGGTGCCGCACACCAGGGCGTGCAGTTCTGCGCCGAACACGACGTGGCCCTCGGTCTCGTGCCGTCGGGCACCGGCAACGACCTCGCCCGCGCGCTCGGCGTCCCCGCCGACCCCCGCGCCGCCACCGACGACCTCGCCCGCGCACTTCGTGCCGGTCACCGCCGCCGCGTCGACCTCGGCAGGCTCGGCGACACCTGGTTCGCCACCGTGCTGTGCAGCGGATTCGACGCCGCCGTCAACTCCCGCGCCAACCGGCTGCGCTGGCCCACCGGGCCACGCCGCTACGACCTCGCAATTCTCACCGAACTGGCCGCGTTCCGGCCCCGCCCGATCGTCCTGCACACCGACGAGGGCACCCTGGAACTCGAAGCCATGCTGGTGGCCGCCGGCAACACCCCGTACTACGGCGGCGGCATCCCGATCTGCCCGTCCGCCACCCCGGACGACGGCCTCCTCGACGTCACCGTGATCGGCGCGGCCGGCCGCTCGCGGCTCCTGCGGATGCTGCCCACCCTGCGCACCGGGCAGCACGTCGGCCACCCCTCCGTGCACACCCTGCGCACCCGCACCCTGCGCCTGGAGGCACCCGGCTGGCCCGCCTTCGCCGACGGCGAAGACCAGGGCACCGCCCCGGCGGAAGCGACGTGCGTCCCGGCGGCCCTCACCGTCGTCGGCTCCCGCTGA
- a CDS encoding M24 family metallopeptidase: MSRRSLHTPAPDAAALRARLDRAAKAAAAADTDALLVAPGSDLRYLLGQAGGSFERLTTLVVPADGTPALVVPKLEAPGYADVPTAELGVEVLTWVDGVDPYRLVADRLGKPGRVAVSDFTPALHAFALRAVLGDAELTLAGPVVRELRMRKDAAEVDALRAAGAAIDRVHARMGEWLRAGRTEAQVGADITAAIVAEGHTHADFVIVGSGPNGASPHHDVSERVIERGDVVVIDIGGPVAEGYNSDSTRTYAVGEPRDADVAGTYGVLQRAQQAAVDAVRPGVPAESIDAAAREVIEDAGFGEYFIHRTGHGIGLDVHEEPYIVAGNGLPLEPGMAFSIEPGIYQPGRWGARIEDIVVVTESGVEAVNTRPHELVVLDS, encoded by the coding sequence ATGTCGCGCCGATCCCTCCACACCCCTGCCCCCGACGCCGCCGCCCTCCGTGCGCGGCTGGACCGTGCCGCGAAGGCCGCCGCCGCCGCGGACACCGACGCCCTGCTCGTCGCGCCCGGTTCCGACCTGCGGTACCTGCTCGGCCAGGCCGGGGGATCGTTCGAGCGGCTGACGACGCTCGTGGTGCCCGCGGACGGCACGCCCGCGCTCGTGGTGCCGAAACTGGAGGCACCCGGCTACGCCGACGTGCCCACCGCCGAGCTCGGCGTCGAGGTACTCACCTGGGTCGACGGCGTCGACCCGTACCGGCTGGTCGCCGACCGGCTCGGCAAGCCCGGCCGGGTCGCGGTCAGTGACTTCACCCCGGCGCTGCACGCCTTCGCCCTGCGCGCGGTGCTCGGCGACGCCGAACTGACGCTGGCCGGCCCGGTCGTGCGTGAGCTGCGGATGCGCAAGGACGCGGCGGAGGTCGACGCCCTGCGCGCGGCCGGCGCGGCGATCGACCGCGTGCACGCGCGGATGGGGGAGTGGCTGCGGGCCGGCCGCACCGAGGCGCAGGTGGGGGCCGACATCACCGCGGCGATCGTGGCGGAGGGGCACACGCACGCGGACTTCGTGATCGTCGGCTCCGGCCCGAACGGCGCGAGCCCGCACCACGACGTGTCCGAGCGCGTGATCGAGCGGGGAGACGTCGTGGTGATCGACATCGGCGGTCCGGTGGCCGAGGGCTACAACTCCGACTCCACCCGCACCTACGCCGTCGGCGAGCCCCGTGACGCCGACGTCGCCGGAACCTACGGGGTGCTGCAGCGCGCGCAGCAGGCCGCGGTCGACGCGGTCCGCCCCGGCGTCCCGGCCGAGTCGATCGACGCCGCCGCCCGCGAGGTGATCGAGGACGCCGGGTTCGGCGAGTACTTCATCCACCGCACCGGCCACGGCATCGGCCTGGACGTGCACGAGGAGCCCTACATCGTCGCGGGCAACGGGCTGCCGCTGGAGCCGGGCATGGCCTTCAGCATCGAGCCGGGCATCTACCAGCCGGGCCGCTGGGGCGCCCGCATCGAGGACATCGTGGTCGTCACCGAGTCCGGGGTGGAGGCGGTGAACACGCGGCCGCACGAGCTTGTCGTGCTGGACTCATGA
- a CDS encoding DUF4333 domain-containing protein yields the protein MSTPYGGNDPRQQPQYGQQPQYGQQPGGAYPQSGPQQQPYQPPQYGQQQPQYGGYPQQTPPPQTPQWGQQPPPQQHPYGQPYDPNQQGYDPNQQQGYSQPGGYPQGGPQQQPGQYDYGRPGGEPEPTGKSKKGLFAGIGALVVVVVVVAILGFVAPGFFKTEVFNNTQMQTDVAKLLTDTYKIDGVSGVTCPAEQKVEDGAKFECTATIDGKPQQVPIAVKGNDGNYEVSPPAAAQ from the coding sequence ATGAGCACGCCGTATGGCGGCAACGACCCGCGGCAACAGCCCCAGTACGGGCAGCAGCCGCAGTACGGCCAGCAACCGGGTGGCGCCTATCCGCAGAGCGGACCGCAGCAGCAGCCCTACCAGCCCCCGCAGTACGGGCAGCAGCAGCCGCAGTACGGCGGCTACCCGCAGCAGACCCCACCCCCGCAGACGCCGCAGTGGGGCCAGCAGCCACCGCCGCAGCAGCACCCCTACGGCCAGCCCTACGACCCGAACCAGCAGGGCTACGACCCGAACCAGCAGCAGGGCTACAGCCAGCCCGGCGGCTACCCGCAGGGCGGACCGCAGCAGCAGCCGGGCCAGTACGACTACGGCCGGCCCGGCGGTGAACCGGAGCCCACGGGCAAGTCGAAGAAGGGCCTGTTCGCCGGGATCGGCGCGCTGGTCGTCGTGGTCGTCGTGGTGGCGATCCTCGGGTTCGTCGCGCCCGGCTTCTTCAAGACCGAGGTCTTCAACAACACCCAGATGCAGACCGACGTCGCCAAGCTGCTCACCGACACCTACAAGATCGATGGCGTCAGCGGGGTCACCTGCCCCGCCGAGCAGAAGGTCGAGGACGGCGCGAAGTTCGAGTGCACCGCCACCATCGACGGCAAACCCCAGCAGGTGCCGATCGCGGTCAAGGGCAACGACGGCAACTACGAGGTGTCCCCGCCCGCCGCGGCCCAGTGA
- a CDS encoding 5'-3' exonuclease, which yields MTGPLALLDSASLYFRSFYALPDSMTAPDGTPVNAVRGFTDTLARILTDRRPSRLVACLDADWRPKFRTDLLPSYKAHRVAVAEHGGSGAADVEEVPDTLTPQVPIILDVLAAFGFATAEAAGYEADDVIGALATRERTDGVEVITGDRDLFQLVRTEPTPAAVVYVGRGWAKAEVLGPAGIAERYGVPVEHAGPAYADMSALRGDPSDGLPGVAGIGEKTAAKLITQFGSLDELVAAASAGDPRVPLKTRLRLTEAADYLAVAPTVVRVAVDAPVEQSGPDAVPSAPADPDRVAELAERWNLGRSVERLLAALPGA from the coding sequence GTGACCGGACCACTCGCCCTGCTCGACTCCGCGAGCCTGTACTTCCGTTCGTTCTACGCGTTGCCGGATTCGATGACCGCGCCCGACGGGACGCCGGTCAACGCGGTGCGCGGGTTCACCGACACGCTGGCGCGGATCCTCACCGACCGCCGGCCGTCGCGGCTGGTGGCCTGCCTGGACGCGGACTGGCGGCCGAAGTTCCGCACCGATCTGCTGCCCAGCTACAAGGCCCATCGGGTCGCGGTGGCGGAGCACGGCGGGTCCGGGGCGGCCGACGTGGAGGAGGTGCCCGACACCCTCACCCCGCAGGTCCCGATCATCCTGGACGTGCTGGCGGCGTTCGGGTTCGCGACCGCGGAGGCGGCAGGCTACGAGGCGGACGACGTGATCGGCGCGCTGGCCACGCGCGAGCGCACGGACGGGGTCGAGGTGATCACCGGCGACCGGGACCTGTTCCAGCTGGTGCGGACCGAGCCGACGCCGGCGGCGGTGGTGTATGTCGGCCGGGGCTGGGCGAAGGCTGAGGTGCTCGGCCCGGCGGGGATCGCCGAACGCTACGGCGTGCCGGTCGAGCACGCCGGGCCCGCGTACGCGGACATGTCGGCGTTGCGCGGGGATCCCTCCGACGGGCTGCCCGGGGTGGCCGGGATCGGCGAGAAGACGGCGGCGAAGCTGATCACGCAGTTCGGTTCGCTGGACGAGCTGGTGGCCGCGGCGTCGGCCGGCGATCCCCGGGTGCCGTTGAAGACGCGGCTGCGCCTCACCGAGGCCGCGGACTACCTCGCGGTGGCGCCGACGGTGGTGCGGGTCGCGGTGGACGCGCCGGTCGAGCAGTCCGGCCCGGACGCGGTGCCCTCGGCGCCCGCCGATCCGGACCGGGTCGCGGAGCTGGCCGAGCGCTGGAATCTCGGCCGGTCCGTCGAGCGGCTGCTGGCGGCGCTGCCGGGGGCGTGA
- a CDS encoding Lrp/AsnC family transcriptional regulator: MSGPLEPLDQSIVQELAADGRRSFTDLAERVGLSVSAVHQRVRRLEQRGVILGYTARLDGEQIGLPLTALISLTPNDPAAPDDYPQRIQHITEIESCYSVAGDESYILLVRVASPLGLEDLLRRIREAAKVSTRTTVVLSTPFEGRSPTL; encoded by the coding sequence ATGAGCGGCCCGCTGGAGCCCCTTGACCAGTCGATCGTGCAGGAGCTCGCGGCGGACGGGCGCCGCAGCTTCACCGATCTGGCCGAACGGGTGGGGCTTTCGGTGTCGGCGGTGCACCAGCGGGTGCGGCGGCTCGAGCAGCGCGGCGTCATCCTCGGCTACACCGCGCGGCTGGACGGCGAGCAGATCGGCCTGCCGCTCACCGCGCTGATCTCGCTGACGCCGAACGACCCGGCCGCCCCGGACGACTACCCGCAGCGGATCCAGCACATCACCGAGATCGAGTCCTGCTACTCGGTCGCCGGCGACGAGTCCTACATCCTGCTGGTGCGCGTGGCCTCTCCGCTGGGCCTGGAGGATCTCCTGCGCCGGATCCGGGAGGCGGCGAAGGTGTCCACCCGCACCACGGTGGTGCTGTCCACCCCGTTCGAGGGCCGTTCACCCACGCTGTGA
- a CDS encoding glycoside hydrolase family 16 protein, whose product MARSRTRLRRVALALAAAAALPLTAAPAQAADDWTTVFSDEFDGAEGTGLDTQNWLYDTGTGYPGGAANWGTGEIETSTDSTENVYHDGSGHLVIKPIRDAGGAWTSGRIETQRTDFGAPEGGQMEMSATLQQPNPESGLGYWPAFWAMGADARPVGATNWPSIGELDIMENVNALDKHSSTFHCGEWQGECHDPDGITSDLQDCADCKTGYHTYSVVVDRRDAAAEELRFSLDGNQTFAVKQNEVSAETWKAAVDHGFFAIFDVAIGGSYPNKVCGCTSPDANITSGAGMSIDSFSVKVSNS is encoded by the coding sequence ATGGCACGTTCCCGAACCCGGTTGCGCCGGGTGGCACTGGCGCTGGCCGCGGCCGCGGCCCTGCCGCTCACCGCGGCACCCGCCCAGGCCGCCGACGACTGGACCACGGTGTTCTCCGACGAGTTCGACGGTGCCGAGGGCACCGGCCTGGACACCCAGAACTGGCTCTACGACACGGGAACCGGCTATCCCGGGGGTGCGGCCAACTGGGGTACCGGGGAGATCGAGACCTCGACCGACTCCACCGAGAACGTCTACCACGACGGCTCCGGGCACCTGGTGATCAAGCCGATCCGGGACGCCGGTGGCGCGTGGACCTCGGGCCGGATCGAGACCCAGCGCACCGACTTCGGCGCCCCCGAGGGCGGCCAGATGGAGATGAGCGCGACCCTGCAGCAGCCGAACCCCGAAAGCGGTCTCGGCTACTGGCCCGCGTTCTGGGCGATGGGTGCCGACGCGCGCCCGGTCGGGGCCACGAACTGGCCGAGCATCGGTGAGCTGGACATCATGGAGAACGTCAACGCACTCGACAAGCACTCCAGCACGTTCCACTGCGGTGAGTGGCAGGGCGAGTGCCACGACCCGGACGGCATCACCAGTGACCTGCAGGACTGCGCGGACTGCAAGACCGGCTACCACACCTACTCGGTGGTGGTCGACCGCCGCGACGCCGCGGCCGAGGAGCTGCGGTTCTCCCTCGACGGCAACCAGACCTTCGCGGTCAAGCAGAACGAGGTTTCGGCCGAGACCTGGAAGGCCGCGGTGGACCACGGTTTCTTCGCGATCTTCGACGTCGCGATCGGCGGCTCCTACCCGAACAAGGTGTGCGGCTGCACCTCGCCGGACGCGAACATCACCTCGGGCGCCGGGATGAGCATCGACTCGTTCTCGGTCAAGGTCAGCAACAGCTGA
- a CDS encoding DEAD/DEAH box helicase, whose amino-acid sequence MATSPSPSPAEAYAVSRRRGKYPQLTRFAGEVSFEFDDFQVRGCEALEDGHGVLVCAPTGAGKTVVGEFAVHLALAEGRKCFYTTPIKALSNQKYTDLAARYGTDAVGLLTGDTSINGNAQVVVMTTEVLRNMLYAGSSAIPELGYVVMDEVHYLADRFRGAVWEEVILHLPEHVRVVGLSATVSNAEEFGEWLVEVRGDTAVVVDEHRPVPLWQHMLVGNQLLDLFAGQNEADPGEQLRINPSLLRRTQDLGRYAPAFGGPRGPRGGRRGAPQRGPRFRPPSRVDVVDRLDTAGLLPAIVFIFSRAGCEAAVAQCVRSGLRLNSPEQIDEVRRIVDERTADLPEGDLGVLGYWEWREALERGIAGHHAGLLPAFKETVEELFVRGLVKAVFATETLALGINMPARTVVLERLVKYNGEAHVDLTPGEYTQLTGRAGRRGIDVEGHAVVAWQPGVDPKAVAGLASTRTYPLRSSFRPGYNMAVNLVAQVGADAARDLLEQSFAQFQADRSVVGTARRIERNSEALKGYADAVTGDFDQMLEYVELRGKISAREKTLARQNTAARRAGTAESLEKLRKGDVIAVPAGRRAGLAVVVDPGLDPIREPRPVVVTEDRWSGPLSVADFPAPVAPLGRIRLPKHVELRSPKTRRDIASSLRNAGIETPGRQRRRTGTGDDAELASLRRALRAHPCHGLAEREANLRWVERYQRLVTETEQLERKVAATTHSLARAFDRILRLLGERGYLGPGTGEDRVTEHGRRLARLYSESDLLAAECIRHGVWSGLGPAELAAVVSTLVFEARRDTAGEPRLPGGAVPAAWQETGRLWVELTEDERRHRLERTREPDAGFAWPVYRWARGESLEKVLTAAETNGQELSAGDFVRWCRQVIDLLDQVRDVLGKADPVGGTAAEAVRALRRGVVAAGGA is encoded by the coding sequence GTGGCCACTAGCCCTTCACCATCACCGGCCGAGGCCTACGCGGTCTCGCGGCGCCGCGGCAAGTACCCCCAGCTGACCCGGTTCGCCGGCGAGGTTTCCTTCGAGTTCGACGACTTCCAGGTCCGCGGCTGCGAAGCCCTCGAAGACGGGCACGGCGTGCTGGTGTGCGCTCCGACCGGGGCCGGCAAGACCGTGGTCGGCGAGTTCGCCGTGCACCTCGCGCTGGCCGAGGGCCGCAAATGCTTCTACACCACCCCGATCAAGGCGCTGTCGAACCAGAAGTACACCGACCTCGCCGCCCGCTACGGCACCGACGCGGTCGGGTTGCTCACCGGCGACACCTCGATCAACGGCAACGCCCAGGTCGTCGTGATGACCACCGAGGTGCTGCGGAACATGCTCTACGCGGGCAGCTCCGCCATCCCGGAACTGGGCTACGTGGTGATGGACGAGGTGCACTACCTCGCCGACCGGTTCCGCGGCGCGGTCTGGGAGGAAGTGATCCTGCACCTACCCGAACACGTGCGCGTGGTCGGGCTGTCGGCCACCGTCAGCAACGCCGAGGAGTTCGGCGAATGGCTGGTCGAGGTCCGCGGTGACACCGCCGTCGTGGTCGACGAGCACCGGCCGGTGCCGCTGTGGCAGCACATGCTCGTGGGCAACCAGCTGCTGGACCTGTTCGCCGGGCAGAACGAAGCCGACCCGGGGGAGCAGCTGCGGATCAACCCGTCCCTGCTGCGCCGCACCCAGGACCTCGGCCGGTACGCCCCCGCCTTCGGTGGACCTCGTGGCCCCCGTGGCGGCCGCCGCGGCGCCCCGCAGCGCGGCCCCCGGTTCCGCCCGCCGTCCCGCGTCGACGTCGTCGACCGCCTCGACACCGCCGGGCTGCTGCCCGCGATCGTGTTCATCTTCTCCCGCGCCGGCTGCGAAGCCGCGGTCGCCCAGTGCGTGCGCTCCGGCCTGCGCCTCAACAGTCCCGAGCAGATCGACGAGGTTCGCCGCATCGTCGACGAGCGCACCGCCGACCTGCCCGAAGGCGACCTCGGCGTGCTCGGCTACTGGGAATGGCGCGAAGCCCTCGAACGCGGCATCGCCGGCCACCACGCCGGCCTGCTGCCCGCGTTCAAGGAAACCGTGGAGGAGCTGTTCGTCCGCGGGCTGGTGAAGGCCGTGTTCGCCACCGAAACCCTCGCGCTCGGCATCAACATGCCCGCCCGCACCGTGGTGCTGGAACGGCTGGTCAAGTACAACGGCGAAGCCCACGTCGATCTCACCCCCGGTGAGTACACCCAGCTCACCGGCCGCGCCGGGCGCCGCGGCATCGACGTCGAGGGGCACGCCGTCGTGGCCTGGCAACCGGGCGTCGACCCGAAAGCGGTCGCCGGCCTGGCCTCCACCCGGACCTACCCGCTGCGGTCCTCGTTCCGTCCCGGCTACAACATGGCCGTGAACCTGGTCGCGCAGGTCGGTGCGGACGCCGCCCGCGACCTGCTGGAACAGTCGTTCGCGCAGTTCCAGGCCGACCGGTCGGTGGTCGGCACCGCCCGCCGGATCGAGCGCAACTCCGAAGCCCTCAAGGGCTACGCGGACGCGGTCACCGGCGACTTCGACCAGATGCTCGAGTACGTCGAGCTGCGGGGAAAGATCTCCGCCCGCGAGAAGACCCTGGCCCGGCAGAACACCGCGGCACGCCGCGCGGGCACCGCCGAATCACTCGAGAAGCTCCGCAAGGGCGACGTCATCGCCGTCCCCGCCGGCCGCCGCGCCGGACTGGCCGTGGTCGTCGACCCCGGGCTCGACCCGATCCGCGAACCCCGCCCCGTCGTCGTCACCGAGGACCGCTGGTCCGGGCCGCTGTCGGTGGCCGACTTCCCGGCCCCGGTCGCACCACTCGGGCGGATCCGGCTGCCCAAGCACGTCGAACTGCGCTCCCCGAAGACCCGCCGCGACATCGCCTCGTCCCTGCGCAACGCCGGAATCGAGACACCGGGGCGGCAACGCCGCCGCACCGGCACCGGCGACGACGCGGAACTCGCCTCGCTGCGCCGGGCGCTGCGCGCCCACCCGTGCCACGGTCTGGCCGAACGCGAGGCCAACCTGCGCTGGGTCGAGCGCTACCAGCGGCTGGTCACCGAGACCGAACAGCTCGAACGCAAGGTCGCCGCGACCACCCACTCCCTGGCCCGCGCGTTCGACCGGATCCTGCGGCTGCTCGGCGAACGCGGCTACCTCGGGCCCGGCACCGGAGAGGACCGGGTCACCGAACACGGCCGCAGGCTCGCCCGGCTCTACAGCGAATCCGACCTGCTCGCCGCCGAATGCATCCGCCACGGCGTCTGGTCCGGCCTCGGCCCGGCCGAACTGGCCGCGGTCGTGTCCACCCTCGTGTTCGAGGCACGCCGGGACACCGCGGGCGAACCGCGGCTGCCCGGCGGCGCCGTCCCGGCCGCCTGGCAGGAAACCGGACGGCTGTGGGTCGAGCTGACCGAGGACGAACGACGGCACCGGCTCGAACGCACCCGCGAACCCGACGCCGGGTTCGCCTGGCCGGTCTACCGCTGGGCCCGCGGCGAATCCCTGGAGAAGGTGCTGACCGCCGCGGAGACCAACGGCCAGGAACTGTCCGCGGGCGACTTCGTCCGCTGGTGCCGCCAGGTCATCGACCTGCTCGACCAGGTACGGGACGTGCTCGGCAAGGCCGACCCGGTCGGCGGCACCGCCGCGGAGGCGGTACGCGCCCTGCGCCGCGGGGTCGTCGCGGCCGGCGGCGCATGA